In Candidatus Vicinibacter proximus, the genomic stretch CCGGCTTCAAACAAACCATAGGTTTTTTGTGCTTTCGAAGTATTGAAAACCAATCTGATTTCCATAAAATACTTTTTGCGGGATCGGAGCAATCGTATCTCTGATTCAACAAATTCGCGTTCTTTAAAATGCGCCTCCAAATTAGCCGGGGTATGGCTAAAAAATGGAATAAACCTGGTGGCTAAAATTTCCTGATCTTCAGATAAGGTAAGCCCACAATCAAAAGGCAAACTTTTAAAATAATTATCTGTTGGGAGGGTAAGAGGGGTCAGATCTTTTTTAAGATCATCTTTTGAAATTTTTGCTTGTTCGAAGAATCGGATTTTTTCATTTAGTATCTTTAATATTCCTTCTTGTTTATCTAATGGTTGGAAGCTGATTTGTCTGGTTTCTGTAAGGAAAAAATATTGTTTGCGCAATTTGAATTCAATGGCCAAAATTTCTAAATCTTTTTTTCTGATCTGTTCTTCTATTTTTTTTCTTTCCGATTTTTGAGATTGATACCTGGAATTTTCAGCATGTAGATATTCCAATTGATCTTGCAGGATGGCCAATGATTCCTTCAGTTGATGAATGTTTTTTTCAATGTCGGCAATGGTTATGTTTAGACTATCTGTATTTGTATACAAATCACAAAGCCGGGATTCATGACCTAATGAAATTCGATGTGCATTTAAATCTTCCGGTGTGCACAACCAGTTAAGCAGGAATAGTGACAATATTTGAATGGCTGGCATAGTTAAGATTGGACAAAAATAAGCCAATAGAAGGTTTTTTCTTACTTTTGGCGGCCTTTTGTTTTTCCGGCAAGTTAATCATAATGAAACGAATCTTATATTCAAGCCTTATTGCCTCTGTTATGACATTTTTATCCTGCAAGACTAATGACCCCGGTGCCGGATCCAATGATTTTCCAGACATTCCTTTGGCTTATGGCACCTTTGCAAAAGACAGCGTAAAAGATGATTATTTTGGAAACGAAGTACCGGATCCTTACCGCTGGCTGGAGGATGATAATTCTTCAGAAACCAAAGATTGGGTGTTGGCTCAAAATAAACTGACGTTTGATTACCTTGGGCATATTCCTTTCAGGCAGGCTCTAAAGACCAGAATTACAGATCTGATGAATTATGAAAAGCAGGGAGCCCCATTTAAAGAAGCCAATTCTTATTTTTTCTTTAGAAACGATGGACTGCAAAACCAGGATGTACTTTTCAGAAAGGCTGGTCCCGAAAAGCCGGCAAACCTGGTATTAGATCCAAATGCTTTCAGCAAAGAGGGTACAAGTTCCGTCAGTGGAATTACAGTTTCAAAGGATGGTCGTTATCTGGCTTTCCAACTTTCTGAAGCAGGATCCGATTGGAACAAAATTTTGGTGAAGGATTTAAATAACGGAAATTTTCTGAGTGATACGCTTGAATGGATAAAGTTTTCAAATATCAGTTGGCATAAAAATGGTTTTTATTACAGTCGTTATCCCGAACCTAAGGGCCAGACTGCTTTGTCAGGTAAAAATGAAAATCACGCAGTTTATTATCACAGAATAGGAACGCCACAGAAAGATGATCAGCTCATATATGAGGATAAAAAGCACCCTTTGCGAAATGTTGGTGCAACCATTACCCAGGATGAACAGTATTTAATTTTATCTATTTCGGAATCTACCAGTGGAAATGCACTTGCGATAAAAGATTTGACAACTGAACAAAATAATTGGACATGGCTGGTAACTGAATTTGATCAAGACTACAGCATCATTGGTAATGAAGGTAGTCAGATTTTTGTCCATACGAACGCAGGAGCAGCTAATTGGAAAGTTGTTTCGATTGATATGCTTAAATATTCACCCAAAAGCTGGCAGGATGTTCTAATGGAAGGGGAAGATGTGTTGCAACTTGTCTATTTATTAAATCACAAGTTGGTTACCGTCTATATGCACAATGCTTCCAGCGAAATCAAGATTTTTGATCTTCACGGTAATTTGCAAAAAAACATACAACTGCCTGAATTGGGAACTGTAGAAATGTTTAGTGGAAAGCAGGATGATTCAGAAGCATTTTATTCGTTTGTTTCTTACATCAGACCCACGAGTATTTTTCGTCTGGATTTGAATTCCTTCGAAGTTGAAAAATATTTTGAACCGAAACTTAATTTTGATCCTGATCTGTACACGACCGAACAAGTGTGGTACAACAGCAAAGATGGAACAAAAATACCCATGTTTTTGACCCATCGAAAAGGACTGCAAAAAGATGGACAAGCTCCAACCCTGTTGTATGGTTACGGAGGATTTGACATCTCTTATTTACCCACTTTTGCAGAAAGAAGAATTCCGATCCTTGAGTGCGGCGGAATTTTTGCAGTTGCCAACATACGAGGAGGAGGTGAATTTGGTAAAAAATGGCATGAAGCAGGCACCAAGGAGCGAAAGCAAAATGTATTTGATGATTTTATTGCAGCTGCTGATTATCTGGTTTCAGAAAAATATACCTCCAGAGACAAACTAGCCATTGAGGGCCGTTCCAATGGGGGGCTATTGGTAGGAGCCTGTATCACGCAGCGACCAGATTTGTGCAAAGTTGCCTTTCCCATTGTAGGAGTGCTTGATATGCTTCGTTATCATAAATTCACCATAGGTTGGGCATGGGCCACTGATTATGGCACCAGTGATACAGAAGAGGGGTTTAATTATTTAAAAAAATACTCTCCTGTGCACAATTGCAGACCTGCGGAATACCCATCTACCATGATTACGACTGCAGATCATGATGAC encodes the following:
- a CDS encoding S9 family peptidase — encoded protein: MKRILYSSLIASVMTFLSCKTNDPGAGSNDFPDIPLAYGTFAKDSVKDDYFGNEVPDPYRWLEDDNSSETKDWVLAQNKLTFDYLGHIPFRQALKTRITDLMNYEKQGAPFKEANSYFFFRNDGLQNQDVLFRKAGPEKPANLVLDPNAFSKEGTSSVSGITVSKDGRYLAFQLSEAGSDWNKILVKDLNNGNFLSDTLEWIKFSNISWHKNGFYYSRYPEPKGQTALSGKNENHAVYYHRIGTPQKDDQLIYEDKKHPLRNVGATITQDEQYLILSISESTSGNALAIKDLTTEQNNWTWLVTEFDQDYSIIGNEGSQIFVHTNAGAANWKVVSIDMLKYSPKSWQDVLMEGEDVLQLVYLLNHKLVTVYMHNASSEIKIFDLHGNLQKNIQLPELGTVEMFSGKQDDSEAFYSFVSYIRPTSIFRLDLNSFEVEKYFEPKLNFDPDLYTTEQVWYNSKDGTKIPMFLTHRKGLQKDGQAPTLLYGYGGFDISYLPTFAERRIPILECGGIFAVANIRGGGEFGKKWHEAGTKERKQNVFDDFIAAADYLVSEKYTSRDKLAIEGRSNGGLLVGACITQRPDLCKVAFPIVGVLDMLRYHKFTIGWAWATDYGTSDTEEGFNYLKKYSPVHNCRPAEYPSTMITTADHDDRVVPAHSFKFASALQTAQQGKNPVLIRVDVAAGHGAGKPTGKKIDEIADMLSFMFYNMKVNPVVHLPKN